A window of Polynucleobacter sp. KF022 genomic DNA:
CGGCACGGTAAAGGCCATGACGCCTCGTGATTTGAATGAAGCTAAAGCGCAAATCATTTTGGGAAATACTTTTCATCTTTGGTTGAGACCGGGGTTAGATGTCATCAAAAAACATGGCGGTCTTCATCGCTTCATGGGATGGGACAAACCAATCCTGACTGACTCCGGCGGCTTTCAGGTATTTAGCTTGGGTGCATTACGCAAGATTTCTGAAGAGGGCGTGACTTTTGCTTCACCGATTAATGGTGATAAATTATTTATGTCCCCAGAAGTATCGATGGAAATTCAAGCGGTGCTAAATAGCGATATCGCTATGCAGTTTGATGAATGCACTCCTTATGAGATTAAGGGTCAACCCACTTCTGAAAAAACAGCACGCGCTTCACTCGAGATGTCGCTACGTTGGGGCGATCGCTCACTCAAACGCTTTCGCGAACTAGAGACTGGCAACGGTCTCTTTGGCATTGTCCAAGGCGGCATGTTTGAAAATCTCCGTGAATTCTCCTTAGATGCGGTTAGCCAGCAAGGCTTCGATGGAATTGCGATTGGGGGGCTTTCAGTGGGTGAGCCAAAGCCAGAATTTGAGCGAATTCTCAATTTCACAGCCCCAAAGCTTCCAGAGCATATGCCTCACTATTTAATGGGCGTGGGTACACCAGAAGACCTGATTTTGGGTGTGAGCTTAGGTATTGATATGTTTGATTGCGTCATGCCTACCCGTAATGCCCGTAATGGCTGGCTTTTTACCCGCTTTGGAGACCTCAAACTGCGCAATTCTGGGTACAAGGACGATGATCGCCCTGTAGATCCTACTTGCGCCTGCTATACCTGCCAAAACTTCACCAGATCCTACTTAAATCACCTGCAAAAGGCCAATGAGATCCTGGGTTCGCAACTCAATACCATCCATAACCTGTCCTACTACCTCCAGCTCATGACTGAGGTTCGCGAGGCACTCAGCAAGGACCGTTTTAGCGCCTATCGCGAAGAATTTCATAGCAATCGCCAGCGTGGCGTTGAGCCAGGACAGGACTAATAGCCCTACAGGAGGCACAACCCCCTTCAAATCACCTCCAAAGCCCTACACAGTTTAGAATTGCGGGTTACGGCCTTAGGTTTATAGGTCAATAAATTCAGCAGTTTTTAATTGGTAATTAACGGAGGTTTTGTATGTGGATTAGTAATGCTTTTGCCCAAGCTCCTGCAGCGGGCGCAGATTCCGGTGGCTTGATGAGCTTCCTCCCTTTGATTTTGATGTTTGCAGTTTTGTACTTCATCATGATTCGCCCACAAATGAAGCGTCAAAAAGAAACTAAGGCCATGCTTGAGTCATTAGGCGTTGGCGACGAAGTAGTTACTGTTGGCGGCATCATGGGCAAAGTAACGGCACTCAAGGATCAAGTGGTGACTGTTGAAATTTCTACTGGCACTGAAGTACAGATGCAAAAAGGCGCTATTACTACAGTATTGCCAAAAGGCACACTGAAGTCCGCTTAATGCATCCGCTTAATTTGTTTGTTTAAAAGTATCTCAATATGAATCGCTACCCTCTCTGGAAATATCTAGTCATCGCTGTTGCATTACTCATCGGTGGACTATATTCATTACCTAATTTCTATGGTGAGGCTCCAGCGGTTCAAGTCTCGTCTGCCAAGCCAACCATCAAGGTTGATTTGGCAACGCAGGCTCGTGTAGAAAAAATTCTGACTGAAGCTAGCATCAATAACACTGGCCTCTTCTTTGAAGTTGCTGGAAATGTAGGCTCTATTAAAGTTCGCTTTAACAACACTGATGTTCAACTTCGCGCTCGCGATCTCTTGCAGCAGAAATTGAATGTTGATCAAAATGATCCGAATTACACCGTCGCCCTAAATTTGCTATCAAATACTCCAGGCTGGTTAAATGCCATCAATGCATTGCCAATGCCATTGGGTCTTGACTTACGTGGTGGCGTGTACTTCCTACTCCAAGTGGATATGAAGGGTGCGGTACAAAAGAAAGTAACGTCCCTAGCAACAGATATTCGCACTCAATTGCGTGATAAGAATATTCGTCACCAAGGTATTGAGCGTGGCACCGACTCCATCTCCATTAACTTTGGCAGCATTGCAGATGCTGATGTGGCTCGTTCCGTATTAATGACAAGTCAGCCCGACTTGATCTGGCAAGTGAAACCAAGCGGCCTTTCTCCAAAGCTGGTTGGTGAATTTAAACCAGCCTCTTTAAAAGAAATTCAAGACAATGCGGTTAAGCAAAATATTGTCACGTTGAATAAACGTGTAAATGAACTTGCCGTTAAAGAACCGGTCATTCAACAGCAAGGCGCTGAACGTATTGTGGTGCAACTGCCTGGCGTACAAGATACGGCGCGCGCAAAAGATATTATTGGTCGAACCGCTACTCTTGAGTCACGCTTAGCTGACCCACTTGTATCTACTATTGCCCTTGGTGAAACACCTCCTCCAGGGATGGACACTTTCCGCTTTGGTGAAAACCGCTTAGGCGTATTTAAAAAATCAGTGATTTTTAGTGGCGATCGTATTACTGATGCAAGTGCCGGCTTTGATCAAAACCAACGTCCTGCAGTCAACATCTCTCTAGATGCTGCTGGTGGTCGCGTCATGCAAGAAGTCACCCGCGAAAATATTGGCAAACCAATGGGCATGATCTTGTTTGAAAAAGGCAAAGGCGAGGTACTTACTATTGCCACCATTCAAAGTGAATTTGGCTCTAAATTTCAGATTACTGGTCAACCTACAACCGAGAGCGCTAACGACTTAGCCCTTCTGTTGCGTGCCGGCTCATTGGCGGCCCCAATGGAAATCATTGAAGAACGCACCATCGGACCAAGCTTGGGCGCAGAAAACATTGAGAAGGGCTTTAAGTCTCTCTTAATTGGTTTTGGTGCAATTGCTATTTTTATGATGTCTTACTATCTCTTGTTTGGCACCTTCTCCGTTGTGGCATTGGCAGTGAATTTACTTTTGCTTATCTCGGTGTTATCGATGCTACAAGCCACACTCACATTGCCAGGCATCGCGGCGATGGCATTGGCCCTCGGTATGGCGATTGACTCTAACGTATTGATTAATGAACGTATTCGAGAAGAGTTACGCAATGGTGCTTATCCACAAACGGCCATCTCTGTAGGCTTCGATAAAGCCTGGGCAACCATTCTGGACTCGAACGTAACCACCTTGATTGCTGGTTTAGCCCTATTAGCTTTTGGCTCAGGCCCTATCAAAGGATTCGCAGTAGTTCACTGCTTAGGTATTCTGACTTCAATGTTCTCGGCTGTCTTCTTCTCGCGTGGCCTTGTCAACCTTTGGTACGGCAGACATAAGAAGATTCAAAAACTCGCTATCGGCCAAGTTTGGCGCCCACAGGAGAAATAAGCCATGGAATTTTTCCGTATTAAAAAAGATATTCCTTTTATGCGCCATGCATTGGCGCTCAATGCAATTTCTTTAATTACCTTTTTAGCAGCAGTCTTTTTCCTCTGGCATAACGGCCTACACCTCTCCATCGAATTTACTGGTGGTACGGTCATGGAAGTCAGCTATCCACAAACTGCACCGCTAGATTCGATTCGCTCTAAAGTTGAGAAACTTGGCTACGCAGATACGCAGATTCAGAACTTTGGTAGCTCGCGCGATGTCATGATTCGCCTACCTTTGCAAAAAGATGCTGAAGGTAAGCTAATCTCATCAGCCGATCAAAGTAATGCGGTGATGCAGGCATTAGATCCCGCCAATACTGGCGTGAAACTTCAACGCGTCGAATTTGTTGGTCCGCAAGTGGGTCAAGAGCTCGCATTTGATGGCATTAAGGCTTTGATCTTTGTGATCATTGGCATTGTTGTGTACCTATCCTTCCGCTTTGAGTGGAAATTTGCGCTTGCAGGCATCATTGCAAACTTGCATGACATTGTCATCATCTTGGGTTTCTTTGCCTTCTTCCAGTGGGAGTTTTCTCTGTCGGTATTGGCAGCAGTCCTAGCGGTTCTCGGCTACTCAGTAAACGAATCTGTGGTGATCTTTGACCGTATCCGGGAAAACTTCCGCAAATACCGCAAGATGAACACCCGCGAGATTATTGATAATGCAATTACTAGCACGATCAGCCGTACTGTTATTACCCACGGCAGTACTGAGATGATGGTTTTGGCAATGCTCATTTTCGGCGGTCCAACGCTCTTTTACTTTGCCTTGGCACTGACAATTGGTATTTTGTTCGGCATCTACTCCTCAGTCTTCGTTGCCGCAGCACTAGCAATGTGGCTTGGTGTTACTCGCGAAGATTTGGTGAAAGGCGATAAAAAGCCAGATGATGAAGCTCGTAAAGACGACCCTAACTACGGGGCGCGGGTTTAAGTCAGTAGTTGAGTTTGTTGATCAAGTGCAACTAAGATTTTCTTAGTTGCGCCTTGATGTTTCACTGAGTATGCCTTCGCCGCTTCGCTCATTCTTCTAAGCTCAGCCGTATTTAAGAGCAACTCTTTCAAAGATTCCATTAGGGCAATTGGTTCGGTTAATAATAACTCGCCCTTGACTCGCTTAGCTGCCCCACTATCAATCGCATCCAAAGCTGCCTGCTGAAAGTTATAAGTATGCTCGCCTAATAAAACAGGGCACCCAGCTGCACACGCCTCAATGAGGTTTTGACCACCAAAAGGAAGCAGACTTCCGCCCATTAATACCAAGTCAGAAGCACTGTAATACATTGGCATCTCACCCATGGAATCACCTAAGACAATATCTACCCCTGCACATTCGCTTGGGATACCTGACCACTCACTACGCCTGCGAAACTTTAAACCGGTAGCGCCAATTTGATCCGCTACTTCTGCAAATCGCTCTGGATGCCGCGGCACCAAACATAGCAAGGGTGGGATTTCAAAAGGATGATTTAGCAGTAAATCTTTCCATGCCCTCAGAATGATGGCCTCTTCCCCATCACGCGTGCTAGCAGCACATACCATCAAGCGTTGGCTGGAATGCAACTCAAACTGCCAAACCTTACCTTGCTCTACGAGAGCGGAATCCAAAGGAACATCAAACTTTAGGTTGCCGACTATCTGCACATTCTTCACACCTAAACTGAGATAACGCTGGGAGTCAAACTCGGTTTGCGCCAAGACACCAGCAAAGGCCTGAAATAAAGCGCGTCCCGCCTTACCAAATCGATTGACGCGTCGTGCGCTACGCTCTGATAAGCGAGCATTGACTAAAAAGAGGGGTAAGCCAATCTTTTTGCAGCGAAAGACAACCGTTGGCCAAGCTTCAGTCTCCATAAAAAGACCTAGCTTTGGTTTAAAGGTCTTCAAGAAATGCTCTACAGCCCAACAAATATCATATGGCAAATAGACTTGTCGAATCTGTCCCGTTGCAATCTCATTTGAAAATAATTGTTTACCAGTCCGACGCCCATTCAAAGTCATATGGGTGAGTAGAATGGATTCGCCTTTGGCCAGATAAGCTTCAATTAAAGGTTGTGCTGCCCTGGTTTCACCCACAGATACCGCATGAATCCAAATTGATCTCTGCGTAATGGGCTTGCTATAACCAAATCCTAATCGCTCCGGAATGTGATGCAAGTAGGAGAAGGCATGACGAGCACGCCATGCCAGACGAATAAAAGCCAATGGCAATAAGAGATGCCATAGCAGTTGATAAACAGCAAACCAGATCCGAGGACGCGCCCCGTACTCTGAATTGGTAGTCAAACTCACTTTTTCAGACGTTCGGTCAACTCGACCGCCTTACCCAAATAGGAAGATGGGGTCATCTCCAACAAACGCACTTTTGCATCTTCAGGAATCTTCAAGCCGCGGATAAAGCTTTGTAAATCCGCCTGATTGATACCTTTACCACGAGTCAATTCTTTTAATTGCTCGTACGGGTTCTCGATGCCGTAACGACGCATGACAGTCTGCACAGGCTCAGCTAATACTTCCCAACATGCATCCAAATCAGCAGCAATCGCTGCGAGATTAACCTCTAGCTTACCAAGCCCACGCAAAGCGCTGTCATAGGCCAATACACTGTGTCCAAAGGCTGGGCCCAAATTACGCAATACAGTGGAATCAGTAAGGTCGCGTTGCCAACGAGAGATTGGTAATTTTTCCGCAAGGTGACGTAGCAATGCGTTAGCAACCCCCAAGTTACCTTCTGAATTTTCAAAGTCAATTGGATTGACCTTGTGCGGCATAGTTGATGAGCCAATCTCGCCCGCCTTAGTGCGCTGCTTGAAATACCCAACAGAAATGTAGGCCCAGAAGTCACGATCCATATCCAAGAGAATCGTATTGGCACGAGCAATCGCATCAAAAAGTTGCGCCATACCATCGTGCGGCTCAATTTGAATAGTGTATGGATTGAAGGTCAAACCTAAACGCTTTTCCACTACGTTCTTGGAGAAATTTTCCCAGTCAAAATCAGGGTAAGCGGACAAGTGGGCATTGTAGTTACCAACCGCACCATTCATCTTCCCCAATAGCGGAACAGCAGCAATCGCATCAATCGCACGCTCTAGACGCTTTGCAATATTTGCAATTTCTTTTCCAAGAGTACTTGGTGAAGCAGGTTGGCCATGGGTGCGAGATAGCAAAGGCACTTTAGCGTGCTCAAGTGCCAAGTCAGTAAGAACGGAAAGTACCATGCGAAGTTGTGGCAAGAGCACTTCATCGCGTGCGCCGCGCAACATCAAACCATGCGAAGTGTTATTGATATCTTCAGAAGTGCAAGCAAAATGAATGAACTCACTAGCTACTAATAAATCAGGGCGTCCAGCTACTTTTTCTTTTAAGAAATATTCAACCGCTTTAACGTCATGGTTAGTAACAGCTTCAATATCTTTGATCCGCTGCGCATCGGCATCAGAGAAGTTCTCAGGTAGAGATAACAAAAAGGCTTCATCAGCGGCATTAATTTTTGGCACATCAGGAAGACCAGCGGCAGCTAAAGCTAATAGCCAATGAATTTCCACAAACACACGCTGACGCATAAAAGCCGCCTCAGAAAGCCAAGGACGCAAAGCATCCAGTTTTCCGGCATAACGGCCATCCAGAGGGGAAAGAGCATTAAGGGTAGAAAGCGGCTGACTCACGAATATTGCCTTTGCATTGAAGATGTCAATAAAAGCTAATTTTAATGCGTTTAGGAGTCCAGCAAACCTCAAATAGGATGGCTATACTGGATCCCATGAAACTTATCGGATCCCTCACTAGCCCCTACGTACGTAAGGTACGTATTGTTTTTAACGAGAAAAAGGTCGATGTTGACCTCGAATTAGAGAATGTTTGGGCTGCAGATACCAAAATTAGCTCTACAAACCCCCTAGGGAAGGTTCCTTGCCTGATTTCTGATGATGGGGAGACGATCTATGACTCCCGCGTCATAGCAGAATATGCTGACGGCCTAAGCCCTGTCAGCAAGCTCATCCCTGTCGATAACCGAGAACGGGCTGCGGTGAAGACCTGGGAAGCCCTGGCTGACGGAATTATGGATGCCGGTATTTTGGCTCGTTTAGAGCGTACCTTGCGCCCAGCAGAACAACAAAGCCAAGCTTGGTATGACCGCCAAATGGGTAAGATCGATGCCGCCCTTCGTGAAATGTCTGAGCAACTCGGCGAAAACACCTGGTGTCATGGCAATCAAATGACCTTGGCCGATATCGCCGTTGGTTGCGCCATTGGTTATTTATTGTTTCGCTTTCCTGAAGTGAAATGGCAGACACAATATCCAAACCTAGATCGCCTGTATCAGAAACTAATGGAGCGACCTTCATTTATGGAAACAGTACCACCCGCTGCTTAAATAGCTGACTGCTTAAATAAAAAATGCCAATCGCACTGATTGGCATTTTTGTATCTATTTCTGGGCAATGCAAATTATGCGGAAATAATTCCGCCACCCAAACATATCTCTCCGTCATAAAGAACAGCTGATTGTCCGGGTGTCACTGCCCACTGTGCATCCGGAAAACTCAATTCAAAACTTTGCGCATCATTACCGGCGATTAAGGTGCAAGCTGAATCAGCTTGACGATAACGCGTCTTAGCGGAATAGCTTCCAGGTATTGGCGCTGTGCCAGATACCCAGCTAGCGTCCATTGCAGAAAGCTTGTGAGCCAATAGCCATGGGTGCTCGTGGCCTTGAGCTACGTATAGGGTGTTATTTGG
This region includes:
- the secF gene encoding protein translocase subunit SecF, whose translation is MEFFRIKKDIPFMRHALALNAISLITFLAAVFFLWHNGLHLSIEFTGGTVMEVSYPQTAPLDSIRSKVEKLGYADTQIQNFGSSRDVMIRLPLQKDAEGKLISSADQSNAVMQALDPANTGVKLQRVEFVGPQVGQELAFDGIKALIFVIIGIVVYLSFRFEWKFALAGIIANLHDIVIILGFFAFFQWEFSLSVLAAVLAVLGYSVNESVVIFDRIRENFRKYRKMNTREIIDNAITSTISRTVITHGSTEMMVLAMLIFGGPTLFYFALALTIGILFGIYSSVFVAAALAMWLGVTREDLVKGDKKPDDEARKDDPNYGARV
- the purB gene encoding adenylosuccinate lyase, coding for MSQPLSTLNALSPLDGRYAGKLDALRPWLSEAAFMRQRVFVEIHWLLALAAAGLPDVPKINAADEAFLLSLPENFSDADAQRIKDIEAVTNHDVKAVEYFLKEKVAGRPDLLVASEFIHFACTSEDINNTSHGLMLRGARDEVLLPQLRMVLSVLTDLALEHAKVPLLSRTHGQPASPSTLGKEIANIAKRLERAIDAIAAVPLLGKMNGAVGNYNAHLSAYPDFDWENFSKNVVEKRLGLTFNPYTIQIEPHDGMAQLFDAIARANTILLDMDRDFWAYISVGYFKQRTKAGEIGSSTMPHKVNPIDFENSEGNLGVANALLRHLAEKLPISRWQRDLTDSTVLRNLGPAFGHSVLAYDSALRGLGKLEVNLAAIAADLDACWEVLAEPVQTVMRRYGIENPYEQLKELTRGKGINQADLQSFIRGLKIPEDAKVRLLEMTPSSYLGKAVELTERLKK
- a CDS encoding 3-deoxy-D-manno-octulosonic acid transferase; this translates as MSLTTNSEYGARPRIWFAVYQLLWHLLLPLAFIRLAWRARHAFSYLHHIPERLGFGYSKPITQRSIWIHAVSVGETRAAQPLIEAYLAKGESILLTHMTLNGRRTGKQLFSNEIATGQIRQVYLPYDICWAVEHFLKTFKPKLGLFMETEAWPTVVFRCKKIGLPLFLVNARLSERSARRVNRFGKAGRALFQAFAGVLAQTEFDSQRYLSLGVKNVQIVGNLKFDVPLDSALVEQGKVWQFELHSSQRLMVCAASTRDGEEAIILRAWKDLLLNHPFEIPPLLCLVPRHPERFAEVADQIGATGLKFRRRSEWSGIPSECAGVDIVLGDSMGEMPMYYSASDLVLMGGSLLPFGGQNLIEACAAGCPVLLGEHTYNFQQAALDAIDSGAAKRVKGELLLTEPIALMESLKELLLNTAELRRMSEAAKAYSVKHQGATKKILVALDQQTQLLT
- a CDS encoding glutathione S-transferase; this translates as MKLIGSLTSPYVRKVRIVFNEKKVDVDLELENVWAADTKISSTNPLGKVPCLISDDGETIYDSRVIAEYADGLSPVSKLIPVDNRERAAVKTWEALADGIMDAGILARLERTLRPAEQQSQAWYDRQMGKIDAALREMSEQLGENTWCHGNQMTLADIAVGCAIGYLLFRFPEVKWQTQYPNLDRLYQKLMERPSFMETVPPAA
- the tgt gene encoding tRNA guanosine(34) transglycosylase Tgt, giving the protein MTKPVHFNILARDSQSPARLGRLDLPHGSVQTPIFMPVGTYGTVKAMTPRDLNEAKAQIILGNTFHLWLRPGLDVIKKHGGLHRFMGWDKPILTDSGGFQVFSLGALRKISEEGVTFASPINGDKLFMSPEVSMEIQAVLNSDIAMQFDECTPYEIKGQPTSEKTARASLEMSLRWGDRSLKRFRELETGNGLFGIVQGGMFENLREFSLDAVSQQGFDGIAIGGLSVGEPKPEFERILNFTAPKLPEHMPHYLMGVGTPEDLILGVSLGIDMFDCVMPTRNARNGWLFTRFGDLKLRNSGYKDDDRPVDPTCACYTCQNFTRSYLNHLQKANEILGSQLNTIHNLSYYLQLMTEVREALSKDRFSAYREEFHSNRQRGVEPGQD
- the yajC gene encoding preprotein translocase subunit YajC; the encoded protein is MWISNAFAQAPAAGADSGGLMSFLPLILMFAVLYFIMIRPQMKRQKETKAMLESLGVGDEVVTVGGIMGKVTALKDQVVTVEISTGTEVQMQKGAITTVLPKGTLKSA
- the secD gene encoding protein translocase subunit SecD, with translation MNRYPLWKYLVIAVALLIGGLYSLPNFYGEAPAVQVSSAKPTIKVDLATQARVEKILTEASINNTGLFFEVAGNVGSIKVRFNNTDVQLRARDLLQQKLNVDQNDPNYTVALNLLSNTPGWLNAINALPMPLGLDLRGGVYFLLQVDMKGAVQKKVTSLATDIRTQLRDKNIRHQGIERGTDSISINFGSIADADVARSVLMTSQPDLIWQVKPSGLSPKLVGEFKPASLKEIQDNAVKQNIVTLNKRVNELAVKEPVIQQQGAERIVVQLPGVQDTARAKDIIGRTATLESRLADPLVSTIALGETPPPGMDTFRFGENRLGVFKKSVIFSGDRITDASAGFDQNQRPAVNISLDAAGGRVMQEVTRENIGKPMGMILFEKGKGEVLTIATIQSEFGSKFQITGQPTTESANDLALLLRAGSLAAPMEIIEERTIGPSLGAENIEKGFKSLLIGFGAIAIFMMSYYLLFGTFSVVALAVNLLLLISVLSMLQATLTLPGIAAMALALGMAIDSNVLINERIREELRNGAYPQTAISVGFDKAWATILDSNVTTLIAGLALLAFGSGPIKGFAVVHCLGILTSMFSAVFFSRGLVNLWYGRHKKIQKLAIGQVWRPQEK